Proteins found in one Heptranchias perlo isolate sHepPer1 unplaced genomic scaffold, sHepPer1.hap1 HAP1_SCAFFOLD_301, whole genome shotgun sequence genomic segment:
- the LOC137311123 gene encoding E3 ubiquitin/ISG15 ligase TRIM25-like, with protein MEPGADSADVVCDYCVENPSPAVKTCLKCETSFCSSHLKPHLLNKAFSGHTLIEPVADLTDRQCVDHKKILEYYCEDDAEYVCVSCTIIGKHKSHTLLSLDEAQAAIKEELEREIESLRGVQQNCSSKQRDLERSEAEIKTRINELKGKLSKSFSEWRRQLEEDEEYALKLIDEEGLRALSQIRSCSEALNKRMEQITLIDGETQSLGQRDHLSFIQNSKQLLSRVTETQRVTDPDVPALTLNLSNISQLIQKRLNGSEKYHSDILGIIVPASTEYGGPSNVTPPPHSTSGAAPVPGNVLQLSTGITGRAGISQGLSPMSLDPKTVNWNLVLSDDLRSVTWTEWEQPYPPHPERFKDWAQVLCSQSFSSGSHSWDTETDGQGWGIGIVCGSVEREGKDSVLGYSSKSWCLGFFLGSLTAWQNNRFTDLPPIPSNIRIRVQLDYEAGTLSFHQVTDSLRHLHTFQTTFTEPVLPAFYCGDKSLKLLN; from the exons ATGGAGCCCGGAGCTGATTCAGCCGATGTCGTGTGTGATTACTGTGTCGAGAATCCATCCCCAGCTGTGAAGACATGTCTGAAATGTGAAACATCATTTTGCTCCAGTCATTTAAAACCACATCTGCTGAACAAGGCCTTCAGTGGACACACCCTCATCGAACCTGTGGCTGATCTtacagacaggcagtgcgttGACCATAAGAAGATCCTTGAATACTACTGTGAAGATGATGCAGAgtatgtgtgtgtttcctgtacaaTAATAGGGAAACATAAATCCCACACACTGCTGAGCCTGGATGAGGCACAAGCTGCAATTAAG gaagaattggagagagaaatcgagagtcttcggggagtccagcagaattgttccagcaaacagcgagacttggagagatcagaagctgaaataaag ACACGAATCAATGAGCTGAAAGGAAAGCTATCGAAGAGCTTCTCTGAATGGAGGAGAcagctggaagaagatgaagaatacgCACTGAAACTGATCGATGAGGAGGGTCTCCGAGCTCTCTCTCAGATTAGAAGCTGTTCTGAAGCATTAAACAAGAGGATGGAACAGATTACATTAATAGATGGAGAAACCCAGAGTCTGGGACAGAGGGACCATCTCTCCTTTATTCAG aactcgaagcagctcctttccag agtgactgagactcagagagtcacagacccagatgttccagcgctcaccctgaacctgtccaatatatctcaacttatccagaagaggctgaatggatcAGAAAAGTATCACTCAGACATATTGGGAATCATTG TGCCAGCTTCCACCGAATACGGGGGCCCATCGAATGTAACTCCTCCCCCACACAGCACCTCTGGGGCAGCCCCTGTCCCAGGGAATGTCCTCCAGCTGTCGACTGGGATCACGGGAAGAGCGGGAATATCCCAAGGTCT GTCACCAATGAgcctggatccaaagacagtaaactggaacttggttctgtctgatgatctgagatcagtaacaTGGACTGAATGGGAACAGCcctacccacctcacccagagaggtttaaagactgggcccaagtcctctgctcccagagtttctcctcaGGATCCCATTCCTGGGATACAGAGACTGATGGGCAAGGCTGGGGAATAgggattgtgtgtgggagtgtagagagggaggggaaagactCTGTTCTTGGATACAGCAGTAAATCCTGGTGTTTGGGCTTTTTTCTTGGTTCTCTCACAGCCTGGCAAAATAATCGTTTCACTGACCTCCCACCGATCCCGTCTAACATCAGGATCCGAGTTCAGTTAGACTACGAGGCCGGGACTCTGTCATTTCACcaggtcactgactcactgagacatttacacacatttcaaaccacattcactgaacccgtgcttccagcattttattgTGGGGACAAATCCctaaaactgttaaattaa